A stretch of the Camarhynchus parvulus chromosome 4, STF_HiC, whole genome shotgun sequence genome encodes the following:
- the NOP14 gene encoding nucleolar protein 14: protein MGKAAKRKKKVSVPSTAKGPVKSAMAVVKSNPFEVKVNRQKFDILGRKTKNDVGLPGVSRSKAIKKRNQTLLKEYKEREKTNVFKDKRFGEYNTKITPEEKMIRRFTLERQQNYGKKNIYNLNEDEELTHYGQSLAEIEKLNDIVDSDSDTEERGTLSAELTAAHFGGGGGLLRKKVSSEQQDEEEEKPKSRKELIEEMIAKSKQEKQERQIRRESALELTEKLDKDWKEIQTLIARKAPKSERKDKEVEKPKPDEYDMIVRELGFEMKAKPSERLKTEEELAKEEQARLQKLEADRLRRMRGIDEEANKKRPSHMSADDLADGFILDKDDRRLLSYKDGKINIENDEEKGEEGEEEEGEEEEEEEEGEEGDHENEEESQEESASEDEEDSAADGHSDLESDLESEGEAAENKEEEKDKTNENESQNVEKLDPKREAAKSELPYTFAVPESYETFKSLLSGRTIEQQLIILERIQKCNHPSLAVGNKAKLEKLFGFLLEYIGELATLDLPELRTIDRLVLPLYNLCQMFPQAASDSIRFILRDAAHDLEEVIEVKGRAALPGLDTLIYLKIVSLLFPTSDFWHPVVTPAFMYMSQLLTKCRITTLQDVIKGLFICCLFVEYVSLSRRFVPELINFLLGVLHISLPKSQAQGYTVVHPFTPVGKNLELLWVCDEEDLKSWEKQNVPLSIVTRFKEASRTEINHTRLSCLALCFDLIKKCAALYESLPSFHEIMHPVRILLTKHMPINEYPEKMQEWYHSALKELENKVKHYTPLVCEKKKPVPLKQYTPKIVKVLEFGRKQAGSKKEQERKQLIQRHKRELKGAIREIRKDNQYLARMQLSEIMERDAARKRKVKELLGSLATQEGEWKAMKRKKWKN, encoded by the exons ATGGGGAAGGCGGCGAAGCGGAAGAAAAAGGTGTCAGTGCCCTCCACTGCAAAGGGCCCCGTGAAGTCGGCCATGGCCGTGGTCAAGAGCAACCCCTTTGAGGTGAAAGTCAACAGGCAGAAGTTTGACATCCTGGggaggaaaaccaaaaatgaTGTGGGGCTGCCGGGTGTCTCACGCTCCAAGGCCATCAAGAAG CGCAATCAAACGTTATTGAAAGAatataaagaaagagaaaagacaaatgTGTTTAAAGATAAACGTTTTGGTGAATATAACACCAAAATCACTCCTGAGGAAAAGATGATCAGACGATTCACTCTGGAAAGACAG CAAAATTATGGAAAGAAGAATATCTATAATCTTAATGAAGATGAGGAATTGACTCACTATGGCCAATCTTTGGCAGAAATTGAAAAACTAAATGATATTGTTGatagtgacagtgacacagaagAAAGAGGAACACTTTCAG ctgAATTAACTGCTGCTCACTTTGGAGGGGGTGGAGGCCTCCTTCGTAAAAAAGTATCAAGTGAGCAGCAagatgaagaagaggaaaaacccaAGTCTAGGAAAGAACTAATTGAAGAGATGATAGCCAAATCTAAACAAGAAAAG caAGAGAGGCAAATTCGGAGAGAAAGTGCCTTAGAACTGACAGAAAAGCTTGACAAAGACTGGAAGGAAATCCAAACCCTTATTGCCCGGAAAGCCCCAAAGTCAGAGAGGAAGGACAAAGAAGTAGAAAAACCCAAG cCTGATGAATACGATATGATTGTTCGAGAACTTGGATTTGAGATGAAAGCAAAACCTTCAGAAAGGCTGAAGACAGAAGAAGAATTGGCCAAAGAGGAGCAGGCCAGACTCCAGAAGCTCGAG GCGGATCGATTACGTCGCATGCGTGGAATAGATGAAGAGGCAAATAAAAAGAGACCCAGCCACATGTCAGCTGATGATCTAGCTGATGGCTTTATCCTGGATAAAGATGACAGACGTTTATTGTCCTACAAG gatggaaaaattaatattgaaaatgatgaggagaaaggggaggaaggagaggaagaggaaggagaggaagaagaagaagaggaggaaggagaggaaggagatcatgaaaatgaagaagaaagtcAGGAAGAATCTGCAAGTGAAGATGAGGAGGACAGTGCTGCAGATGGCCACTCTGATCTTGAATCTGATCTTGAGAGtgaaggagaagctgcagagaataaagaagaggagaaagacaagacaaatgaaaatgaatcacagaatgtggAGAAATTGGATCCAAAGAGAGAAGCTGCCAAATCAGAGCTTCCCTATACATTTGCTG ttCCTGAGTCCTATGAGACATTTAAGTCTTTATTGTCTGGAAGAACAATAGAACAACAGCTTATTATACTGGAGAGGATTCAGAAGTGCAATCATCCAAGCCTTGCAGTGGGAAACAAAGCAAAGTTGGAA AAATTGTTTGGCTTCCTTTTGGAATATATTGGAGAGTTAGCAACTCTGGATTTACCAGAGCTCAGAACAATTGACAGACTGGTCCT GCCATTGTACAATCTTTGCCAGATGTTTCCTCAGGCAGCCAGTGACAGTATCAGGTTTATCCTTCGAGACGCTGCACACGATCTGGAAGAAGTAATTGAAGTCAAAGGCCGTGCAGCACTTCCAGGCTTAGACACG cttatttatttgaaaattgtATCTCTGCTGTTTCCAACTTCTGACTTCTGGCACCCAGTTGTAACACCTGCTTTTATGTACATGAGTCAGCTACTTACTAAG tgTCGCATTACAACATTGCAAGATGTTATTAAAGGGTTGTTTATATGCTGCTTGTTCGTGGAATATGTATCTCTCTCCAGAAGATTTGTACCAGAACTCATCAATTTCCTTCTTGGAGTACTTCACATCTCTCTACCCAAAAGCCAGGCCCAGG GCTATACTGTAGTGCATCCCTTTACACCAGTGGGGAAAAATCTAGAATTGCTGTGGGTGTGCGATGAGGAGGATCTGAAAAGTTGGGAGAAGCAAAATGTGCCATTGAGTATTGTGACTAGATTCAAGGAAGCCAGCAGAACAGAGATAAATCATACCAG GTTATCATGTCTAGCCCTGTGTTTTGACCTTATTAAAAAATGTGCAGCTCTTTATGAATCTTTACCATCATTCCATGAAATAATGCATCCTGTCAGAATACTCCTTACAAAACATATGCCAATCAATGAATATCCTGAAAAAATGCAG GAATGGTATCACAGTGctctgaaggagctggagaacaAAGTAAAACACTATACCCCACTGGTATGTGAGAAAAAGAAGCCAGTGCCATTGAAACAGTATACTCCTAAAATTGTGAAAGT CTTAGAGTTTGGAAgaaagcaggcaggcagcaagAAGGAGCAAGAAAGGAAGCAGCTGATCCAGAGGCACAAACGTGAACTTAAAGGAGCCATCCGTGAGATTCGGAAAGATAACCAATACCTGGCTAGAATGCAGCTGTCAGAAATCATGGAGAG agatgcagccagaaaaagaaaagtgaaagagCTTCTTGGTAGCCTTGCTACACAGGAAGGTGAATGGAAagcaatgaaaaggaaaaaatggaagaattaa